A part of Prolixibacteraceae bacterium genomic DNA contains:
- a CDS encoding alpha/beta hydrolase, which produces MTRQNMLWFYLWGLILTGCKSEKDQEKQINKEVAPIVYKDSTFEVLLEKDIVYAHGLHHSSLNSGMTQSVPLKLDLYCPENHRNNRPAFLFLHGNYGSKEQDEIKQLANYFCARGWVFISADYRTLGELGTVPEEWVVLNESTPTVNELKTIALYPAHRDAKTAIRWIAAHAEIYDINPKHITIGGMSEGADIAITLGISEPQDFRDELTTEQDPSLVSTYIDQDYSVSTIIDLGGSKRSLDQLKNKYGFDRFDKNDPPMFIAHGTLNTLTPFHHATTLKKIYKSNKVPFAFYPMEGYNHNIWNGKIENQHIDRIIFNFIVHQQSLKVK; this is translated from the coding sequence ATGACCAGGCAAAATATGTTATGGTTTTATTTATGGGGACTCATTCTTACTGGATGTAAGAGTGAAAAAGATCAAGAGAAACAAATTAATAAGGAAGTCGCACCTATAGTGTATAAAGATTCTACCTTTGAGGTGCTCTTAGAAAAGGATATCGTCTATGCTCATGGACTTCATCACTCCTCTTTAAATAGTGGTATGACACAAAGTGTACCGTTAAAGCTGGACCTTTACTGTCCAGAGAACCATAGAAATAATAGACCAGCCTTTCTTTTTCTACATGGTAATTATGGCTCTAAAGAACAAGACGAAATTAAACAGCTCGCGAACTACTTCTGCGCAAGAGGTTGGGTATTTATTTCAGCGGACTACAGGACTCTTGGAGAACTAGGAACAGTCCCTGAAGAATGGGTGGTACTAAATGAGTCAACACCAACGGTAAACGAATTAAAGACAATAGCATTGTATCCAGCACATAGAGATGCGAAAACTGCTATAAGATGGATTGCAGCACATGCTGAGATATATGATATCAATCCTAAGCATATTACCATCGGTGGCATGTCGGAAGGTGCAGACATTGCGATCACATTGGGAATATCCGAACCGCAGGATTTTAGAGATGAACTAACAACTGAACAAGACCCATCATTGGTTTCTACGTACATAGATCAAGACTATTCAGTGAGTACGATTATCGACTTAGGGGGCTCAAAAAGATCATTGGATCAACTAAAAAACAAGTATGGATTTGACCGATTTGACAAAAATGATCCTCCAATGTTTATTGCCCATGGAACACTCAACACACTGACTCCGTTTCATCATGCCACGACATTAAAGAAGATATACAAATCAAACAAAGTTCCCTTCGCTTTTTATCCTATGGAAGGATATAATCATAACATCTGGAATGGCAAAATTGAAAATCAACACATAGACAGAATAATATTTAATTTTATTGTCCATCAACAATCCCTTAAGGTGAAATAA
- a CDS encoding DUF2147 domain-containing protein: protein MKRRLLCIILLCLSTLSLVGQEKMLGAWNAGNQNTIVEVEVVGQVLTGIIISSDNSNVEVGKSILKEFKLKGAKWKGKIYSMKRKSWYNATLDLKDAKTLEITVFAGFISKKVVWKKD from the coding sequence ATGAAAAGACGACTATTATGCATCATATTGCTTTGTCTCAGTACTTTGTCTTTAGTAGGGCAAGAAAAAATGTTAGGTGCTTGGAATGCAGGAAACCAGAATACGATTGTCGAGGTAGAAGTAGTGGGACAAGTTCTAACAGGAATAATTATCTCTTCCGATAATAGTAATGTTGAAGTTGGCAAATCTATTCTCAAAGAATTCAAACTAAAGGGTGCTAAATGGAAGGGAAAGATATATTCAATGAAAAGAAAATCCTGGTATAATGCTACTTTAGACTTGAAAGATGCAAAGACGTTAGAAATAACAGTATTTGCTGGTTTTATCAGTAAGAAGGTCGTATGGAAAAAAGATTAA